The Pyrus communis chromosome 12, drPyrComm1.1, whole genome shotgun sequence genomic sequence TTTTACTTCTCGAGTTCGACCAACATCTTTGTGATACTTACTGTCAATTGTAAtgtcaattttgtttctttgttatcctgggatttgaaatttgggcgtttttttcattcttgttgaaatgttagttttctttaatttcattgTTGGGTTTTTAGGGGGAATTAGGGAATCGATTATTTAACCtacttgtattttaattttaatttctctgAATTTTGAGAAATCTTCCAGAGAAGTTGTTTGTCTCGGCAACCAAGCAGAGAGTTAGGGTTGCCATCTAATGGCTTTGAACCAATTACGTGTTGTTGGAATGCTAGAATTTTGATCCAATTAAACCTAGAAATGGAGAAATTTCAACTGATCCAGTTATCTGCAATCAGCGAAATATGATGGCATTATTGGATTATCGTTAAAATTATGTAATTTTGTTGACTTTGTGGAAAAGCTCAATAAGTGAcgcttaatttctgatttttacATAGATACTGCCATTGTCAATTTTGCGTGCAGATTTATGCTGTTTGGTTGTGATGctaaaatgttataaacttgTACAATTTGTCAGTGCTCTTAGGTTAGGGCTTAGTAGCTACATGCTTAAATCTAtatgaattttggaaatttgACAATGTTGATCGGACATGGAATGCAGGTAATCTGTTCAAACATGACCGGAGAGCAAGTCTCTAAAGGAAGCGATGACATGATGATCGACGAATATGAACAGAAACAAGGGAGTGTTGTTCCTGAAGGATTTAACTCCCATTATCTCAAAGTTTACTATGGTAAACCCTATTTTAGTTATATTCTATTTAAATGTGATTCGGATTAGCTACGCAATttattgaagaaagttgaggttccaccataaaacagttggcaatatggggagtagcccaacctctgataagcccttgcaaggtttctccttttaccgatgtgggactcttttaccttcacatcctcacatTTATGACCGCTGTAGAAACTTATGCTTCTGTAGATTTCAAAACATGAGCAGATCACCACTTCAGCTTGTTGAATTAGTTTGATTGATGGTTATAATTTTAAGTCACTTACGACTTTACGAGTTAGAACTTAGAATTAGATATTAGCATCTGATTTATTTAATGTGTAACAAGATATCAGTAATCTTCCCCTCAAAGAAAGTGTTATTTGTGGCAGGAAAACTCTTTCCATATGCGGATATTTTTAAATGGATGTCCTATGGAAATGGTAAGCCATAGATCTTAATCAACCAGGTCCCTGACCTATGCACTGAAAGTTGTCCCTTCTGTGAATACGTAATCTGATTGCTTATTTGCAGATGGGAAGCATCCTGCATGCGACCAGTCCTACTTTAGCCGGAGAGAGTTCTCTTTCACACTGGATAATGATGTCTATCTGCGGTTCCAGTCCTTCAACTCTGCATCTGAGCTTGAAAGTTCTGTCAAAGAAAAGTGTCCGGTCAAAATAGATATTGGACCTGTGTATAGTGTTGATGTAAGTTTTCTTGTTTCTAAACCAAATATGATTGTGTGGTTTAAACTTTTGCGGTGTATACACTATAATGCCGCTCTTCCTGCCCAACTATTTCTTAATGCCAGTATTGTATTGACTCGATTACTAATTGAATcatgcaaattgaaaaaaaaatgttattcaaCAATGCACATGTATTGATCAGAGACAGAATCTCGATCCATGGTTTCTTGTTGATTTTAATTCTACCTATGATTGGGTGTGTGATGACCTTTTATCACCAAATCTCTCATTGCAGTtctaatctttcttatttgcaGCCTTCAAAGAGGCACGCATATGCTCAGAGTGGCGATAATGTTTTCACCCCAGTGGAGAGGGAGCTGATCTTTGATATAGTAAGCTAATCAcacttaaattttgaattgtcaATAACACAATCAAACTGAAATTTTTACTACGACTGTTGTACGACATGTTTGACTGGGTTTTCTCCAACAGGATATGTCTGACTACGATGATGTGAGGTACTGCTGTTCAGGAGCTGATGTTTGCTTGGAGTGCTGGCCACTTATGACAATTGCTATCAAAGTGATTGATACAGCCCTTAGAGGTAGGAACTTTGTTAATTGTCAATGATGTATGTGTGATTTCTGGTTACAAGTTACAACGTTGCCTTTTCAAATTTCTAAATCTATttctgcagatgactttggttTCAGTCACATTCTCTGGGTATATAGTGGTAGACGTGGCGTTCATTGCTGGGTTTGTGATGGGAAAGCAAGAAGGTAATTCTCTGAACAGCTGTAATCTATACTTCCATTTCTTAGGTTCTTAAGACATGTCACGAAACTCCAATTATGAGCATTTTTCTGCAGGCTGACAAATGAACAGAGGGCAGCTATTGCTGATTATTTTCGTGTCTATAAGGTGGTGCACTGTTTAACGTACATTTGGGTTTTGAGATATCTTATACAGTATACATTTCTGTGAAAGATTTTGATTCTATATTTTGTTCAGGGCAATGAAAACAGTCAGAAAAAGGTTTCTTTTACTGGTCATGCTCTCCATCCATTCCTTTCGTAAGTTGTCGCATGTATTATTGACTTTCTAATACTGGACAATTTGTTGCGTCCACTAACACCTATTCATTCCTGCAGGAGAGCTTATACTGGAGTTCTTACAGAGTTCTTTAAGAAATTGCTTTTGAGTCAAAAGATATTTTCAACCAAGGAAAGATATGAAAAGATCTTGGATATGATTCCCGATCCTGATCAATGTATACGATGTTTCTTTTCATGTCCTATGCATTTTTGTGCCCTATCCTGGAATGATGGACAAGTTATAGTACTTTATTTATCCTTGCAGCTATTACTTCTGAGCTTCGTGGAAGGTGGCAAGAGAAGAGACAAACCTCCAGCTCAAAAGAAGACATTAATGTTGTTAGATGGGAGCAGCTAAAAACTATGCTGCAATCTGGAAAACCTAAGGTACAAAGTAGCGGATGTTTGTGAGTTTATGTCCTAAAGTACATTGTCCTGTGGCAATTCTAGTCTTTGTGATAGGATTTTGATGTTTTACCTTGTAGTTTAACCTCTTCTGTACTTAATTACTCTTGATATCATTTATTATTTAAGGTGCAAGGATTGCGTAGGTGTGTTGAAGAGATTGTGTTCTCTTTTACCTACCCTAGGCTGGACATGGAGGTTTGAACAACATCTTCACTTTCTTTTACTGTCTTCTTTTATCCAGTACTAGTGACTAGTTTCTAGTATACATCCTCCTCTGATTCATTTACACTGTGGAAGTGTGGATATCAGGTAGCGAGTATAAACAAATTACTTTAGAATTATATGCTGAAAGATTCTCTCTTGCAATGTATCTGTTTATGGCAGGTTTCAAAACACATGAACCATTTGTTAAAGGCACCATTCTGTGTACACCCAAAAACAGGTTAGTCCCTGGGGCACTCTTTCCTTTCTTGGGTGGTACCGGATATGATTACTATGCATCTGGATATTCTTAATGAtgctcttttttattattttgtttcagGTCGTGTTTGTGTTCCAATTGATCCAAATCATTGTGAGGACTTTGATCCTACTGCAGTACCAACCCTTTCCACTGTAAGTATCTACAACATGTACAGTTTCGTTCTCTGCATACATATTTTCTTGTGGGTCTGTTATTTTTTGTCCAACTTTCCATAAATTCAACATGTAACATAGTATATttgaaataataatataatttcaaaCATCTGCATTTCTAGATGGTTGTACATTTTCAAAACCTCTTTAAACAATTTTCCCCTCACAATATGTTCAATTGATACCGCTTCTACCGTTTTATGAATGCATACATTTCTAATTGCATCTTTTGTTTGTATTATCACTCAAGTATCTTTACATCTGTTATCCAGCTACATTCATCCTATGGACATGTTGCAACCTAGTTGCCTAGCACCATGTGCATATAACATTGTTGGTCTAATCATTTGAGCAACACCCTCCTTGCTCTTTCAATCTTTATGAATGATTGATCCAGATATTGAAAAATAGCCTGTTTTAGGTGTTGGGAAACATGAGTTCTAGTTCAATTT encodes the following:
- the LOC137711148 gene encoding uncharacterized protein, with the protein product MTGEQVSKGSDDMMIDEYEQKQGSVVPEGFNSHYLKVYYGKLFPYADIFKWMSYGNDGKHPACDQSYFSRREFSFTLDNDVYLRFQSFNSASELESSVKEKCPVKIDIGPVYSVDPSKRHAYAQSGDNVFTPVERELIFDIDMSDYDDVRYCCSGADVCLECWPLMTIAIKVIDTALRDDFGFSHILWVYSGRRGVHCWVCDGKARRLTNEQRAAIADYFRVYKGNENSQKKVSFTGHALHPFLSRAYTGVLTEFFKKLLLSQKIFSTKERYEKILDMIPDPDQSITSELRGRWQEKRQTSSSKEDINVVRWEQLKTMLQSGKPKVQGLRRCVEEIVFSFTYPRLDMEVSKHMNHLLKAPFCVHPKTGRVCVPIDPNHCEDFDPTAVPTLSTLLEQLNIGGLRAEGDNEWDRTALGQSIRFFRSSFLQPLLKSCKEEMESSYTARLQQSKNSFNW